The window ctATTGAACTGTCTCTCGTTGCAGTTGCACTTTAATACCAATGCAATCCTGTGCGGGATGCGGCTCACGCACATACAGCCTGCATGGGGTTCGGGTGGACGCCTGGTTCCAGTTAGTTTTCACTGTAAGGGAATCTGGATCTCTAAACTACCCAGAGCCGCGTTAATGTAACCACCAGCCGAACACTTATCTGCGTTTCCGCTGGGtagtctgtttttttccagagtttttttgtttgcagcgTCCTTTCCACTGCTCGGGGGACGGCCCAGTGTGATGCTCTCTGCACTAGCCGTCTCCGTGAATGAGATCTCTTGAGTTCTGTACCACCATGGGGTTTGAGAACACAGCTGTGaagctctgctctcctcttcttttttttgcaggaCAGAAAGTAAAGGTGAAAGAAGCCAGTGGGAAGGTGTTCCTGCACTGTGAAACAAGCAGCCGAGGTCCAATCATCTGGCTGAAAAATGGGGATATGATAGCAAACGCAACCCAGCTGGATTTGGGTACAGCGTATGACGATCCCAGAGGCACTTATGCATGtgaaatagaaaatggaaagacaAGTCCCCCCTTCCAGGTGCACTATCGAAGTAAGTGTTGCAAACCTAGTTTCTAGAGCCAGAACTGCTCACCCAAGCAAATTTTTGAGGGAACTACTGATCTCCCAGGGTTTGAGGGTGGCTCCATCAGTTTGTGGCGgtcctgccagctcctgtgccAGGTTGCCTTTGGGAACAGCCAAGCTGCACCTTCCCCAGCTTCTGGTGTCCCCATGAGAGCTCTGTAGTGCTGTAACCGGCACGCCTGCTGCCTCGCCACTAGCCGCTCGCTGGCCCTGCTGTGGCCTGCCCTCAGCGCTGGGACACGTGGCAGCTCGCGCCGCTGCCTTGGGTCACGTAGCAAGCCAGATTTAATCCCTGGTCTCTCTTGCCCTGGGACTGGGAGCCTGCCTGGACTGGTGGAGCTGGCTGAGCACTTTGGGCTCGGGCTGGACCTGGCAGCAGGGTGGAGGTGGCCACGGGGCAGGGTCCTGGTCGTGGCCCCGCTTTGAGTGTGTGTCTGTTCGGGCTTCCAGTGTGCCAGAACTGCATCGAAGTGGATGCTCCCACCATCTCGGGGATCGTGGTCGCAGATGTGGTTGCCACCATCTTCCTGGCAGTTGCCGTGTATTGCATCACTGGCCAGGACAAGGGACGCATGTCACGAGGTGAGCGGAGAACCCCGCTGGCTGCCCACAGGTGGGGACGGGAAGTGCCTGGGCATCTCCAGGAGCTGCCTGGTACCCAGGGACTTTCCATCACTGCCCACAGAGCCCAGTCACTgcaagctgcaggcagcacctggCATGTCTGGGGTAGGAATCCACGTGAGCGCTCCGCATACCCTTCCTGCCCCTAGCTTGGCTTCCCAGTAGAAGCCAGTGCATGCACAAGGTTAACCAAAACATCATcccagggacagcagctggTGACACAGGGACATCGGAGGCCTTGCAGGGGCTTTCCGCCCAGCCTCCAAGAGGAAGTAAAAGCACAGGGCTGAAAGTAGCTGGCTGCTTGGATTTGGTTGCAATTGTTCACCCCACTGCCCTGATCCTTGACcaccttctttctttgtttagCTTCTGACAGGCAGAACCTGATTGCCAACGAGCAGCTTTACCAGGTGAGCATGGATGCacgtgtgtgtttgtgtgtgtgcatcagCACCTCGGTGTGGTGTGGGGCTGCATGGTGGGACCGGTGGGACCATGATGGCACCACGGCTAGGGGGTACTCAATGCCTTGAGGCACTGAGCTGTGTTGGAGGTTGCTCTATGTGGGGGCATtcgctgctgcctgcccctgaGTGACCCATAGGACGGGTCACGCTCACCCACCCCCTGCCTCTGACCCTCTGGAGCTGTTAATCTCTGCATGTGGGGAGGGAGAGTTTGCCAAAAGCTTGTCCAAGAGAGGGCTGGGCCAGCTTTCCCTGTACCCTCCCTCCCAGGGCTGGACAGACACGGCTGTAGTTCatctcacctttttttcctcctagccCCTGGGCGAGCGGG of the Falco rusticolus isolate bFalRus1 chromosome 16, bFalRus1.pri, whole genome shotgun sequence genome contains:
- the CD3D gene encoding T-cell surface glycoprotein CD3 delta chain, yielding MRRGRALGAWVLVASLAVVSWGVRGQKVKVKEASGKVFLHCETSSRGPIIWLKNGDMIANATQLDLGTAYDDPRGTYACEIENGKTSPPFQVHYRMCQNCIEVDAPTISGIVVADVVATIFLAVAVYCITGQDKGRMSRASDRQNLIANEQLYQPLGERDDEQYSQLAPAKARK